The DNA window ACAAAAAGCTAGCCATAAATGACTATTATAACCTAAGGCTTAGGCTCTTAGCTGGAGCCCGCAAGGTGCAAGAAATGAATCCAGTAATTAGATAGATGACTATTATAACCTTCTTGTAAAAGTGAATGAATAtctttcaaacaaatatataaaacaaaatcgaCATCACATTTTTACTAGCATCTTAGGTTGTCAAACAACATGTTAAACTCCGATTCttattggtaataaaaaatCACCTTGACGTAACAATCTTTGATAAGACAGTGCtgctatttttaatatctataaaTACAAGTAGTAGAGAGTGGTGTTTTGCTTGCAAAGATAACCATAATATATTAGAAATCgaattttgaagaagaaaaaataaattctttggGAACGCAAAAGGGAGTTGAAAGCATCAAAGTCATTTTCTAAAGAGTCTTGACCATTTTGTCTCAAGTTGGCTCTTCCTTTTGCTCCACTCTTTAAATCCCCCACCGGTCATCCCTTCTGCTCTTCTTTAGTAATCAAAAGTCTCTACCCTCTCCAAAGATCCAGCCCCAACCTACCCCTCCTGTAAAGGAAAGATAGAGATGGTGggttcctcttcctcttcctctcctctcctctcctctccttttcttttcttctcttttgtttgtttatcaGTTTTTGCTTCGCAGTTCGCACTCCCTCTTTATGGTTGGTTTTCTTTattcatatctaaaaaaaaaagaaaaaaaaatatcatactaGTTGCTTTCGATCTCTCTTTGGCTCCTGATGATCATCAcgggtttctttctttttcttgtttcttggtATAGGAACTGGAACACCAGCCGACCAGATGGGAGGGCTATGTGGATTGGAGAAACAGGCCTGCACTTCGTGGCCTCCATGGTGGCATGCTTGCTGCTTCCTACGTCTTGGGTCTGTATCACTGAtcttcaatgatgtttttttttttttttgaaagtctTTTTCTATACCTGATTAAATACACCGATTACTATGCTCAAGAAACCCCATTACTTGTGTTATTATACAATGATCGATAATTATGTAGGTGTGGAGATATTGGAGAACCTGGCGTATCTAGCAAATGCTAGCAATCTGGTGATATATTTATCTGAGTATATGCACTTATCTCCATCCAAATCGGCCAATAATGTCACGAATTTCATGGGGACGTCATTTCTTTTGGCCCTTCTTGGAGGTTTCCTGGCTGATACTTTTTTCACAACTTATCACATCTTCCTGATAAGTGCAGCTATTGAATTCCTGGTAATTGCAgcctgctctctctctctctctctctctctctctctctctcgggtGGGGATGGGGCTGCTTGAAACCTATTTACTTGTCTAATTAACTCTCTAGACGGACCAGACTGTCTTCTACTTTCACCTTTCGCCCTCTGTTTTTactggaaaacaaaaacatatattgcATCTTCGACGACTAATGATCACGCCCTGACTAAAACCAGCTGCTGACTGTAATAAATCCCATCTTACAGCAACTGCTAGATAGatcatgaattttttagaatatttcgttaattaattaatttttcgaTTAGCTGGCTCTTTAACTTGATTCTTGCATCGTTCCTAAGATTGAGGAATAAGACCACCCTAAACAACCCATATTGATATTGTCAAGGAACAGGAAGGttcttcttaaaagaaaaacagtgCCCAAGAGTGGGTGGCTAACAAGGCGCCGCTGTAGTTGGGTGACTTGTATTCATTTCGGATAGTGATCCTTCGAGAACACGGTAACTAGCTGGGCAGATCTAACAAGGGATAGCCCTTGAAGGACGAGGAGCAGTTTGTCAGTTTGTAGAACTAGAACTTGAGCTCTCTCGTCCTAGTTTCCTTAAATTGGGGTTTGATCAATCGACCATGATGACTCCTCTTGTTATGTCAGAGGAAGATCatagcaaaaaaacataaatgatctTGTAGTAACGTGAAACGTAGAAACTTTATTACCAAGCCTATCTATACCTATGTATTTTCATTCTAGATAGCATTACAAATCTATAAATCCTATCAAACTTTATTACCGAGCCTATCTTTTTCGGTCAATTCTTATTTTCATTCTAGATAGCattacaaatttataattttacatattaataacatttttcaatttaatagttTTGGCGCATGTTTATCCACTAAGGCAGTATCAATTTGTAGAATAAAATAAGAATGATAATCAAGAATGTTTGAAGatcaaattgatttaatttataagtTGTAAGACTTGAATTGAactgataaaattaattatgtttatatttgaaaatgtggttgtagttgtttgtattttttacattgaaaaatattaaaataatattttttttattttttaaaaattatttttgaaatgaagatatcaaaataatttaaaatatataaaaataattaattttaataaaaaaaattaaagtttttaaataatatgatttgcAAGCACGTTGGTGCGGGACCAGAAAACACGTTACTCAGTCAACGTGTCCAATAAGCAGAGTCGTATTTCTTAGTGTAGGGACCCGCAAATAAATCTGGTGTCTTTGCCAGGACAGGGAAATAATTTCCTCGTCTCGATTAGCAATATCTTATCTTATTTCTGCTTGCTCATAATTTTGGTCTCTTCCAAAAGGTCACAAATTTTGTGACCTACGTGCCAAAGTGTCACATCATTTTCTACGCTACGTGCACCTCAATTTCTGAATGCTGCCTTAAAGTACGGTCCTTGTCTTTAGATCATGCCAATTTGGTTCTGCCAATGGCTAACCAATGTGTAGGATCCATTTACGCTCTTGCCCCTCCGTTCTGTTGATGGTGCCTCATAGCTGACCTTCTTCATAGGTAAACTCCCTCtttgtgaaattaattttaattgatgttgtGGTTAACAGCTGtaatattaattgaatttagaATGAACCTGTCAACtggtttttaataattatttaaataacttggttagttggtttgaaaaaaataatagtcaTAATTATTgtatgaattataatttaaatttattttttaatttataagtcaaataaaaatatattttatttgaaagaaattttcttataaaattataatttttaaataaaataattaattgattcatATAACGGGAACAATTACCCTACTAATTGaatcaaaaaattgataataacttatatattaaattatgatacataaaaataataacattcaATAAATGCTGCACGTGAAGATTCGAAAATATTGTATTTCAGCGAATCAATctcttaaaatgatattattctttccaaacttttatcttaatgttataaattattgttttaaaaactcCCGGAATCGTTGTGTATGAAGTTGACTTTTAGGATAATGTCATCATCTATAATTTATCAGCGTGAAAGTTGATGCGGCCATTAACACACGTGCTAAGGgaccctctttctttctttttccattttttttttttttttctgtcgaCTTGCCCTTTAAATTCAAACACTCGCTCGCTGGTGCGTCATCACTTAGCCAGTTTCGGCATGTTGGATGGTTGACCATGATCACTCCCTCGGTATCCTTAAACCTAGTATCCTAGTATCTTAATTAATAAGTAGTATTGGGGAGGAATTAGCTCGAAGAAACACAAACATAATATCCGGACAATATCTGATGTGGGTTTTTTGCAACTCTGGAACAGGGCTTGGTGATACTGACAGTGCAAGCTCGGTCGTCTTCCCTGAAGCCACCAGCTTGTAACGCAAGCAACCCCACAGTCCCATGCCAGCAAATTGATGGAGCGAAAGCAGCAATGCTGTTCACAGGCCTTTATCTGGTGGCGCTTGGCGTTGGAGGGGTAAAAGGATCATTGCCAGCTCACGGGGCGGAGCAGTTTGACGAGAGCACTCCACAGGGAAGGAAGCAGAGGTCGACCTTCTTCAATTACTTTGTCTTCTGTCTCTCATGTGGAGCCCTGATTGCAGTCACATTTGTTGTGTGGGTTGAAGATAACAAAGGGTGGGTGTGGGGCTTTGGAATCTCTACCATTGCAATACTCCTGTCTATCCCAGTCTTTCTTGCTGGATCAGCTGCTTACAGGAATAAAATACCTTCTGGCAGTCCACTTGCAACCATTTCCAAGGTAGATTAAGCttctgaaatatatatatatatgcatacaTATCCAAATTAACTATGGAAAGGAGTTCATGTTGGTTCATCTATATAAGAAGCCAGGGATGCAGAAGAACTGCGTGATCCACATGCTCCCTGGTGGACACCTCTCAAACTTGCCATGGCCGTCAAACAGTTTGAATGGTTGTACAGTCTCTATACAGTATGCAGCTAATCACCTGTTAATGGATTTGATTGAACAGGTTTTGGTTGCTGCTGGAGTTAACACTTGTATGAGCAGAAGTTCAGGCAATGCCATTGCAAGCCTGACAACGAGCCCTTCCAATCCAAATCCAACCAGCAAGGATGCAACAGATAATTCCATAGCAGTTATGCCTGTTGAAACCCTCACAAAAAGCCTCGACTGGCTTAACAAAGCGGTGGTAAACAAGCCAATCCACTCCGCACTAGAATGCACTGTACAGCAAGTGGAAGAGGTCAAGATTGTGATAAAAATCTTTCCCATATTTGCTTGCACCATCATGCTCAACTGCTGTCTTGCTCAGCTTTCCACGTTTTCTGTACAACAAGCTGATACCATGGACACCAAGCTCGGTTCCCTGAAAGTCCCGCCAGCTTCCCTTCCCGTGTTTCCTGTGATCTTCATCATGATGCTAGCTCCCGTTTATGACCACCTCATCATCCCATTCGCCAGGAAATTAACCAAGTCTGAAATGGGAATCACTCATCTGCAACGAATTGGCACCGGATTGGTTCTTTCCATAATAGCAATGGCGGTGGCAGCTCTTGTTGAGATTAAGAGGAAGAGAGTTGCTGCAAATTCAGGGCTTGCAGACAAGTTGCCAATTACGTTCTTCTGGGTAGCCTTTCAGTATTTATTCCTAGGATCAGCTGATCTTTTCACCTTGGCAGGGTTGTTGGAATTTTTCTTCACCGAGGCACCCGCAGGAATGAGATCTTTGGCTATGTCTCTCTCTTGGGCCTCCCTGGCAATGGGGTACTACCTCAGCTCAGTGATTGTATCAATAGTTAACAATGTTACAGGTAACTCCAAGAACCGGCCATGGCTAGCAGGCACCAACATCAATCACTATCATCTGGAACGATTCTACTGGCTCTTGTGCGTGTTAAGTGTTCTGAATTTCTTACATTACCTTTTCTGGGCCACCCGGTATAAGTACTCAACAAGAGTCAAGAACTAAATCGAAGTGATAAAGGAGAACAAGTAATTGCTTCTTCATGCCACATCAAACGGTCTTGCTCAGCATCTCGGAATGCAAAATCTCCGGGCTGCATATATACAAGAGCAGCTGCCGGACTTGATTACAGTCCGGCTAATACATACTGATTGCTGTTGCGGGTTCTTTTGTTTCCTGCCTAGGTTAAAAAGACTTGGACAGAAGAAGATCCGTGTTACTCTGGGTACCACAGCTTGTACAATATTTTAAACTGATTTAGTTGTTTATGAATTGAATTGCACTCTTGTAGCTACCGAATTTAAGTAACTTAACAgacaataatcataattaatacgtagaaaattaaacaacaagaacaagaaaatctTAACAAACAAAGGCAATATGTGACAGGTACAACAACACCTGCATCCATAGGAACTTGAAGGACTCATTTGCCATTACAGCGATCAACGATGTTGAAACAGGATATGACGAGGAACATTCTCTAGACAAACAACAGATAAACGCTTACCCTGATAACATAAATGTAAATGCCTAGTTAGGGTACATTTGTTTTATGTGGCTGAGTTTTGTCCCAATCTCATAttcaaagaatatatatatatatatatatatatatatatatatatatatatatatatatattcttttcagACTATAGTAGTAAAAATTACCATAATAACAACAGATACACGCTTACCCTGATACATGTGGCTACGTGCTCTAAGGAATTGTTACGACCAGGACACGTTTGATAGACGCTGTGATCAAGAACGAATTCAATAAATTCTGCTCCTATCcgttaataatataataaattcagTCCCTTTTCTGTaaaagttttcaatttaattccagCAAATTAGATACATAGTATTTGTCGTCATGAGTTTTCCTCCGGGACacttgccttttgttttggttcaaaattttttaatttgatccttagaaacctgatttttgtttaaaatgaaaatggcaCTGCACAGTACCAGaaaatttgacaaatataaatgaaaacacCAGTGGAATTTTTCTGTTGATAGATTACAGtgaattttattgatatatttttccatCATTATATCCGTCGGTGAACACCAAGGGAATTGCAGTGGgaaagaaggaataaaaaagTTAGAAAAGTAAAATGACGTGTAACTTTTACTAATGATtttattgacataattaacCCGATAGTAAAGTTTGTCTGTAAATATACCGACAAAAATAATCTATTGGTATATATAGATGGAATTATGGATGGTATTATAGTGGGATTCAAACAGGCAAATCATATGATGATGTGACACTTTTTACTGATAGAATGCCCAacagaaaaattatgtttgtatGTCTAacgataatatttaatttatgacctgGTGATCGACCCTCCTCTCTCCctccatttctccttctttcttatGCAAGTTTTCCTGCAACAAACAACCACTATATCCCCCCTTCAATCTCAACACAACTCAACCTCCTACAACAAATCCTGCCACTAAAACACTCGGTTTGTCAGCATCTGTGTTATgcaaattttattgaggattttCCACCTTAAATAAGCAAAtctacctttttttatttgtacacaatttttaaaagttaatatatatatatatatatatatatatatatattgttgtagtatatgtattttatttgggtgtttatttgttttatagtttttttctcatacaatTTTGTTGTAcggatttataatttgtacatgttatagtttgttttagattttataaaattgtatttgtttataaattgatgaaacttATATCGAATTTTTGACTTcgatgttttgtgatgaaataaataatgacttatttaacgagttcattttatattttgtcaatttaattgatgagttgTAAGTTTTGGTAAATGTGtagaaatttaaattcatgtaaatatataattgataatgaattaataGAACTATTAAAATTAGCAGGCTGCTTGCTTGAAGATTACTATTCATTTGAACTTGTCATTTTGACTTGACAACATGAGtctattaaaaaagatttttatcttaattatcaAAACCTCTatacataattaataaatatttcattagtGTGACAATCTTTATTCATAGATCAAAATGTTGTACTCTATTGCTTTAGCACTTATTAGATTTGTGGCTTGTGCTATGCTGTGGgccagaatatttttttttatctataaagaAAAGATGCTTGAGAAGTGCaagcatattttaaaaaatgagactTGGGGTATAAACCCAACTGAGAAAAAAGAATAGGgaacctgcaaaaaaaaaaaaaaaaaagcaataaaattaagattctaGCCAATCAAATAtgtaagaaaaaagtaaaaaaaaaaaaaaaaaaaagtgacccAGGTCAACCTGACTAAGCATGCCAAATATACAAGCCAAGTTATAAGACTAGGATAagcaaataaaaaggaaaaaaagaagctaaaggAGAATACCAAACAAATCTAGTgtcgaataataaaattaaaaagagggtcaattaaaaaatttacaaaagaaCCCAAACAAACCATACTTTGTGATTCGAATCATAAGAAAGAGacgaaaaaataaaaggcaaaccAGAAAACATCTTGCGACTCAATTCCAaaacaatttaatgttgaaagacggaatgtaaaaaatattcaatttaaaaagagtgaccctaaaaaaatcaagcttgtaatattttgaaaaaaaaaataataggaaaggACAACAATATTCTTAGAGGAGTAAACATTTGGTATAAATAAGTAGGGAACACTTTGATAATTGCATAAAGTTGATAGATATaaatagaaagagagaaaaaaaaaaaggaataaattagaattttgaagATAGAAAACCAAAAgagggaaacaaaaaaaatgcaaggaGAGGGAAAGATAAAGGAAGGCTAAGATATTTAGAGAAAGTAGGTTTTTAAAGTAAGCATTAtactttgatatttatatttgttgttgttagctATGGTTTCAAATTTGTTGAGAATTAGGGATTTGAAGTTtgtgttttgagtttatttgaTGGATTAATTGAAATGTTATGGGTTTTTGAAGTATATGTTGAAATGTTAAAGATCTGCCATTTTAGGGAGACTAGTAGATATTTGAAGTTtgtgttttgagtttatttgatgaattaattgaaATGTTATAGGTTAATTGTTATGGGTTTTTGAAGTATATGTTGAAATGTTAAAGATTTGCCATTTTAGAGAGACTAGTACATCAAGATTTTGAAATCTGGATCAATTTGTCGACAGCTGgtcaatttaaatcaattgatttgCCTAATGGTTTCGGTTAACTGCTTGGTCGATTTTGATCGACCGGTTGAGTAAACAGTAAAGGATGATTTGTTCTTTTTGGTTCGGTTAGTTTAAGATATGTTTGAGATCGATCAAATGGatctattttagtttataattatgttttggtTTGAAATAATAGAGTTGTAATCTCTTAGGTTCTATGCTTTAAGTCATTTTGAGTATGTCTTTTTGTATTCATACACTCCTGATATTTCACCTGCTAAGCATTAATAGAATTTCCTTTGATACCTGCTTCTATGTTCTTTCTACTTTTGAGCTAGGTAAGTGAATAATATTCCATATGCAAgatgaatagtataaatatttgaattgttaATATGAATGGATCATGCTTCATGGTAAAATATATATTCGAGTGGATTTATTTTTGGTTCGGTCATTATATGATATGTTCGGGTTCAATTGAGTGGATCTATTTTGgattataattacattttggtCTGTATTATTAgagttttaatttcttatattatttGCTTCGAGTCATTTTAAGtatgtcttttttttgtatttggatACTCTTGAGATTCCACCTGTTGAGTGTTAGTAGGATTTCTTTTGATATCTGCTTCtgtgttttttctaattttaagcTAGATGAGTGAATAATATTCCATATATATCAGGaataatatagatatttgaaTTGTTAATATAAATGGATCATGTTTCttagtaaaatatatattcctCAATATCtcttattaaaattgatttcttgATATGAGATATTATGGACATCTAAATTGATAACTCTTCATTTGATTGATTGTATGAGTTGAGCCTTTAAGAAACAATTctattttgtttgattattaCCTTATGGTATGCCGGTTAGAATACTCATGCTAAAATGATAGTGTTAGGTTTTGTACACATCGTAGTTCTAAACCCTGGTTAGTTGGGGGACTCATTAACCTGTAATGACTGATCATCCTATAGTCTGGAGCATCATGCTCAttgcatatttatattttttaatccttatcTCATGATATTTCTTGTAGCCTGCTTGCGAGACTCTTCTTTAAAAGTATAAAGCCAAACTTGTATGTATTTCTTATTAATGTAATACTCCATAGGTGTTTATTGAATATTATTTACTCActaagttgttgaactcaccctcttattatttatcttttttaggcTTATAGCTTTGTTAGTAGATGACTTTTGTTGGACTTTTagatacaacttttttttttttgtatttgatacTATTTTCTTATGTTTAGTTAATGCTTAATATTTAGTGAATTGTATTAagatattgatttatattatggAATTAATTATGATATCAAATGCTGCATAGAACTCTTCTGATTGAGTTAAAAGAAAAAGTTTATATGTATGTTTAGGTTTGTATAAGTAAAGAACCAGAAGAGGAACCTTGTCTATGTGTTGGTTATGGATTCAGGGATTAGATTGTGACAAACTTGGTATGAGAGCCTTAGGTTAAAGAgccatgaataaaataattttgtaatatgTGAAGCATTAAGATCCAAATCATCT is part of the Populus alba chromosome 10, ASM523922v2, whole genome shotgun sequence genome and encodes:
- the LOC118029800 gene encoding protein NRT1/ PTR FAMILY 4.6 isoform X1, whose translation is MELEHQPTRWEGYVDWRNRPALRGLHGGMLAASYVLGVEILENLAYLANASNLVIYLSEYMHLSPSKSANNVTNFMGTSFLLALLGGFLADTFFTTYHIFLISAAIEFLGLVILTVQARSSSLKPPACNASNPTVPCQQIDGAKAAMLFTGLYLVALGVGGVKGSLPAHGAEQFDESTPQGRKQRSTFFNYFVFCLSCGALIAVTFVVWVEDNKGWVWGFGISTIAILLSIPVFLAGSAAYRNKIPSGSPLATISKVLVAAGVNTCMSRSSGNAIASLTTSPSNPNPTSKDATDNSIAVMPVETLTKSLDWLNKAVVNKPIHSALECTVQQVEEVKIVIKIFPIFACTIMLNCCLAQLSTFSVQQADTMDTKLGSLKVPPASLPVFPVIFIMMLAPVYDHLIIPFARKLTKSEMGITHLQRIGTGLVLSIIAMAVAALVEIKRKRVAANSGLADKLPITFFWVAFQYLFLGSADLFTLAGLLEFFFTEAPAGMRSLAMSLSWASLAMGYYLSSVIVSIVNNVTGNSKNRPWLAGTNINHYHLERFYWLLCVLSVLNFLHYLFWATRYKYSTRVKN